One Methylosinus sp. C49 DNA segment encodes these proteins:
- a CDS encoding O-succinylhomoserine sulfhydrylase, which translates to MSDDEKKLRPATRLVHGGGLRSQFGELSEAMFLTQSFAYPTMEAAEARFKGEDPGFIYSRFSNPTVAMFEQRMCLLEGAEAARATASGMAAVTAALLAQLRAGDHIVAARALFGSCLYVVEDLLPRFGVASTLVEGADLSQWKAAVREETKLFFLESPTNPGLEVYDIRAIAEIAHEAGARLVVDNVFATPLLQKPFELGADVVVYSATKHIDGQGRCLGGVILASQALIEENIHNFLRQTGPALSPFNAWTMLKALETLPLRIAQQTASAARIADFLAEQKEIARVLYPFRADHPQAELARRQMTGGGTLVTFDVAGGKAAAFRLANALKIVKISNNLGDAKSLVTHPATTTHQRLTPEARALIGVGDGLLRLSVGLEDTDDLLDDLARGLAAARG; encoded by the coding sequence TTGAGCGACGACGAGAAGAAACTGCGCCCCGCGACACGGCTCGTGCATGGCGGGGGGCTGCGCTCGCAATTCGGCGAGCTGTCAGAGGCGATGTTCCTCACGCAGAGCTTCGCCTATCCGACGATGGAGGCCGCCGAGGCGCGCTTCAAGGGCGAGGACCCGGGCTTCATCTATTCGCGCTTCTCCAATCCGACCGTCGCGATGTTCGAGCAGCGCATGTGCCTGCTCGAGGGCGCCGAGGCGGCGCGCGCCACGGCGAGCGGAATGGCCGCCGTCACCGCCGCGCTGCTGGCGCAGTTGCGCGCCGGCGATCATATTGTCGCGGCGCGGGCGCTGTTCGGCTCCTGTCTCTATGTGGTGGAGGATCTGCTGCCGCGATTCGGCGTCGCCTCGACCTTGGTCGAAGGGGCCGATCTTTCGCAATGGAAGGCCGCCGTCCGCGAGGAGACCAAGCTCTTCTTCCTCGAGAGCCCGACCAATCCCGGGCTCGAGGTCTATGACATTCGCGCCATCGCCGAGATCGCCCATGAGGCGGGCGCGCGGCTCGTGGTCGACAATGTCTTCGCCACGCCTCTGCTGCAAAAGCCCTTCGAATTGGGCGCCGATGTCGTCGTCTATTCGGCGACCAAGCATATTGACGGCCAGGGTCGGTGCCTGGGCGGCGTCATTTTGGCGTCGCAGGCGCTGATCGAGGAGAATATCCATAATTTCCTGCGCCAGACGGGGCCGGCTCTGTCGCCCTTCAACGCCTGGACCATGCTGAAGGCGCTTGAGACTCTGCCGCTGCGCATCGCGCAGCAGACGGCCAGCGCGGCGCGGATCGCCGATTTCCTCGCCGAACAGAAGGAGATCGCCCGCGTCCTCTATCCTTTCCGCGCCGATCATCCGCAGGCGGAACTGGCGCGGCGGCAGATGACGGGCGGCGGCACGCTGGTGACATTCGATGTCGCCGGCGGCAAGGCGGCGGCCTTCCGCCTCGCCAACGCGCTGAAGATCGTCAAGATTTCCAATAATCTCGGCGACGCCAAGAGCCTCGTCACCCATCCGGCGACGACGACGCATCAGCGGCTGACGCCAGAGGCGCGGGCGCTCATCGGCGTCGGCGATGGGCTGCTGCGCCTCTCGGTCGGGCTCGAGGATACGGATGATCTCCTCGACGATCTGGCGCGCGGCCTCGCCGCCGCGCGCGGCTGA